CAGCGAAGCTCGGCAGTTTTGCTGCCGTTCTCGTCGAGCCCCCCCAGATGAGGACCACCGCAGACCACAACGAGAAGGTGGACGACTTCCTCAAGCAACTGGAGGGCACGATCCGTGCGTCCTTGACCCAGTCCCTGGAAGCCTCGGGGCGCTTCAAGGAGGTCACCGCCCGCCCGGAGACCGCCCGGGCGAGCGGCTCCTACCTCGTGTGCAAGAGCGAGGCGATGGTCCACTTCGGCAGCACGGCCGCCCGCCTGCTCGTCGGCATGGGGGCTGGCCGGAGCAAGCTGATCGTCATCCACAGCCTCGAAGACC
This genomic interval from Thermodesulfobacteriota bacterium contains the following:
- a CDS encoding DUF4410 domain-containing protein, which codes for MRTTADHNEKVDDFLKQLEGTIRASLTQSLEASGRFKEVTARPETARASGSYLVCKSEAMVHFGSTAARLLVGMGAGRSKLIVIHSLEDPQTGEILVKYTGWGGAIGGFGFQILGKMQADAVAIANY